The DNA sequence TGATCGCCCTGGTGGTGCCCGAGTCGGCCACCGGGGACCCCGGCGTCGACCAGTCGCTGTCGCCGGAGCACGTCGAAATCGTCGAACGCTGCGGCGACACACCGCAGTCGATCGCGGAACTCGCCGCCGGACTCGACCTGCCCGTCGGGGTGGTCCGGGTCCTCGTCGGCGACCTGGTGGACGACGCCCTCGTCCACGTGACCCGTCCCGTTCCGCCGGCCGAGCTGCCGGACGTGAGCATTCTGCGCGAGGTGATCAATGGCCTTCGGGCGCTCTAGCCGCCGGTCCGCCGCGGCGACCGAACCGGTGACCCTGAAGGTCCTGGTGGCGGGTGGATTCGGCGTGGGCAAGACGACGCTGGTCGGCGCGGTGAGCGAGATCCGCCCCCTGCGCACCGAGGAGTCGCTCAGCGAGGCCGGGCGGCCCGTCGACGACACCTCCGGCGTGGAGGCCAAGACGACCACCACGGTCGCCATGGACTTCGGCCGGATCACCCTGCGCGAGGACCTGATCCTCTACCTCTTCGGCACGCCCGGACAGGACCGCTTCTGGTTCCTGTGGGACGAGCTCGCCCAGGGGGCGCTCGGCGCGGTGGTCCTGGCCGACACCCGCCGGCTCGAGGACTGCTTCGCCGCCGTCGACTACTTCGAACGCCGGGGCATCCCCTTCGCGGTGGCCGTCAACTGCTTCGAGGGAGCGGAGCACTTCCCGCCGGACACGGTACGGGCGGCGCTCGACCTGGACGCGGCGGTGCCGCTGCTGGTCGGCGACGCGCGCGACCGGGAATCGGTCAAGCGGATCCTGGTGGCCGTGGTCGAGCACGCCCTGGCCCGCGTCGACCAGGCCCGCGAGCCCGTCACCACCTGACGGCCACCCGGGCCCCGGGCGACCACACACGCCCCGCCCCGCCACCACCCGTGACGGCACACGGCCCCGGCCGTCACATGCCCGCCCCGCCACCACCCGTGACGGCACACGGCCCGTACCCCCACCGACCGGGGTACGGGCCGTGCGTTCTCGGGGTCGGCTCCGGCCGGCCGCCGCCTCCCGGCCGGAGCTCCTCTCCCCAGCCCGGCAGGCTGTCAGCCGTTCTCGGCGAGCCACTTCGCGGCGATCTCCGAGAGCTCCGCGTCCCGGCCCGCCAGCATCATCCGGATCATCTGCGCGTCACCGCGCAGCGACCACGCGGGGTGCCCGAAGGTCGCCGGATTGTTCTTCTCGATCAGGAAGTGCGCCGGCCACGCCGTGCCGTAGCCGATCAGCGGCAGGGCGGCCGCGTACCGCAGCCGCCCGCGCGCCAGCCCGTAGGCGGTGACGGCGAGCCCGGTCAGCGTGCCCGTCAGATGCACCCACCGGGTCGCGGCCCGCGAGTGCATCGCGACGTAATAGGGCCAGAACTCTTCGTACGAGTCGAACGTGTGCTGCGTCATGACCGCACGGTAACTCCGCTCGGCCCGCGCGTCAGCCCCCGTGACCGCGCAGCGACCGTTCGGCCACCGGGAAGTCGAAGAACGTCTGAGGGAACACCTCCGGCCGGTACGTGAAGTGCCACCACTCCTCGGGCAGGTTCACGAAGCCCTCGGCCGCCAGCACCCCTTTCAGGAGCTGCCGGTTCGCCCGCTGGACGCCGGTGATCCGGGGGTCGTCGGTGTGCGAGAGGGTGTCGAAGCAGTCGTAGCCGGTGCCCATGTCCACGGAGTTGTCCGGGAACCGGTCCGCCTGCGGCGCGTGGCACGCGGCCAGCGGCTCGCCCGGCACGTACGGCCGGGTGGGCGCGGCAGGCAGCCGCACCAGCGTGAGGTCGACCGTGCTGCCGCGGCTGTGCCCGGACTTCTCCGCGATGTAACCGTCGGCGAACAGCCGCGACTTCTCCACCCGCGGATAGAACTCCGCCTTCATCCGCTCGTCCGCGAGGTCCTCGGCCCACTCCACGAAGTGGTCGACGGCCCGCTGCGGCCGGTAGCAGTCGTACACCTTCAGCGAGTACCCCTGGCGCAGCAGCGTCCGCTGCGCCCGCGCGAGCGCCTGCGCGGCGGGCCGGGTGAGGATGCACAGCGGCTGTCGGTAGCCGTCGACGGGCACACCGACGAAGTTGTGCGGGCCCGTGTAGCGGATGTCGTGGAGGACCGTCGGCGCCACGGACCGCAGATCGGTGAACTCCCGCGGAGCCTTCGGCTCCGCCTTCGCCTGCGCCGGAGCCTGCACGGACGCGGCGGCGATCAGGCAGACGGCCGCTGCCGCCGCCCGCCGGAAAGCGGTTCCCAGTCGTGTCATGGGCCCACGGTCTACCAGCAACCCGCCCGCGGCGAAAGGGAGATCGGATACAGTCCGGCCGTGTCCATGGACTCCTACTGCGGCCACTGCGGAGCGCCCTACGGCGCCGCCGCCGGCTGGCCCCGCACTTGCACGTCCTGCGGCCGGACCGCCTACCGCAACCCGCTGCCGGTCGCCGTCGCCCTGCTGCCCGTCCGCGACGGCGACGGCACCGGCCTCGTGGTCGTCACCCGCGCCATCGAACCGGCCCGCGGCCTGGCCGCACTGCCGGGCGGCTTCATCGACCACGCCGAGGACTGGCGCCACGCCGTGGTCCGCGAACTCGCCGAGGAGACGGGCATCCGGGCCGCCGCGGACGATGTGCGGCTCGCCGACGCGCTCAGCTCACCGGCCGGGCACCTGCTGCTGTTCGGCCTGCTGCCCGAGCGGATGCCCGACACCCTGCCGCCGTCCGCGCCCACCGACGAGACCGACGGCTGGCACCTGCTCCGCGCCCCGGCGGAGCTGGGCTTCCCCCTCCACACCGTCGCGGCCCGACGCTGGTTCGCCGGCGACTACACCCCAGCCCCCGGCGCCCCCTGACCGTCCGGCCCGTCCGGCGCGGGGTCAGGACGCGGGGCCGGGCGGCGTCCCCGTGACCGGACCGCGGAGCCGCAGCCCCGTCGTGACCGGCACCCGGTCCTCGCCGGCCCAGCGCTCGACCACCACCCGCCCGTCCGCCCACCCCGTCGCGTACCGCTCGATCTCCGGCTCCGCCCAGCCGTCACCGCTGTCCCGCACCACCAGCCCGCCGCCCTTGCGGCCCGGCGCCGGAGCCCACACCTCCAGCTCCACCGCCCCGTCCGCACCCGCCACGGCGAGCACCGTCCCGGCCCGCGCCAGCACCGGGATCCGCTCCGGCGGCGCGTCCACCGTCACCGTCCCCGGCCCCTCGAACACCCGCTCCGTCACCGTGTCGTACCAGCGCCCCCGCGGCAGGCGCACCGTCCGCCTCCGGGCCCCCGCCGTCAGCACCGGCGCCACCAGCAGCGAGTCGCCCAGCAGGAAGGCGTCCTCGCAGTCCCGCAGCGCCCTGTCCTCCGGACACCCCCACCACAGCGGACGGACCATCGGCGCACCGGTCAGCCGCGACAACTGCGCCAGCGACACCAGGTACGGACGCAGCCGCTCGCGCTCCCGCAGCACCGCCGCCACCGCGTCCGCGTACGGGCCCGTGGCCGGTGGACCGCCCACGGTCAGGAACAGCGGCAGCCAGGCGCCCAACTGCACACCGCGCAGCAACAGTTCCGCCTCCCCGCCGGCCCCCGGCGGCAGGGGCCCGCCACCCGCGGCCGTGGCGGGCGCGGTGCGCGCCCCCGCGAGCGGCACCCCGCTCAGCCCCAGCCCCAGCACCAGCGACAGCGCGGCACGCAGCCCCTGCCAGCCCGCCGGGACCTCCTCGCACCAGGCACCCCCGTACCGCTGCATGCCCGCCCAGCCCGAACGCGAGACCACGAACGGCCGCTCGGCCGGACGGCAGCCGCGCAGCCCCTCGTACGCGGCCCGCGCCATCGACAGCCCGCCGACGTTGTGGGCCTCCCGGCCGTCCCCGCCCCGGCCCTCCAGCACCCGGGGCGCCGACAGCGGCACCGCGCCGCCGGGGGAGCCCGCGGCGGCGCGCCCCTCCGGCTCGTGCCACACGCCCGAGAAGCCCTGCGCCGCCAGGTCCTCGTACCACTCCGCCCACCACGCCCGGGCCCGCGGATCCGTGAAGTCCGGGTGCGCCCGCCCGGCCGGCGAGCTCCCGTCCGGGCTGCGCACCTCCGTGCCGTCCGCGTCCGTGACGAACACCCCGGCGGCCGACCCGCTGCCGTGCACCGAGCCCTCAGGCCCGGCCGTCACCGCCGGGTCCACCACCCGCACCAGCCGTATGTCGTCCTCGGCCAGGTCCTTGGCGAGCGCCCCCAGCGCGGGGAACCGCCCCTCGTCCACCGCGAACGGTCCGTCGGGGCCGCCGCCCAGATGCACCGCGGACAGCGGGGCGCTCCCCTCCGCCAGCTCCCGCACACCGTGCTCGTCCGCCGCCGGCCCGCCCGCGTGATGACGCCCCAGCGCCCACGAGGGCGGCAGCGCCGGCGCGCCCGTGAGCTGGGCGAAGCCGCTCAGCACCCGGGCCGGGGATCCCACCACCACCCAGCAGCGCAGCGGCCCGCCGTCCATCCGCATCTCGATCGTCCCCGGCCTGTCGTGCCCCGAGCCCGCGCCCTCCTCGCCCTCCCGGACCGTCACCTTCCCGCCCCAGGTGGTGTCGTGGAACACCAGATGCGTCCCCGCGTCGGCCACCACCGTCTGCACCGGCATCGAGATGTGCGGGGCGTCCTCCTCCGTGCCCGGGGCCGGCACGGCGGAGGACGCCCCGCCGTTCCACAGCCGGTACGACGTCTCCCGCAGCCGCACCCCCGACGCCCGGCCGCCCAGCCCGAAGACCCGCGCGTCCGGAGGCACCTCGCTGCGCAGCGACCAGCGCGCCGGGCCGCCGGCCACGGGCTCCCACCAGCGCGGCGGCAGATCCCGGCGCAGCACCACCCCGCCCGGCGTCCGTATCTCCACCGCGCCGTGCCGGGACACCTCGACCGTCACCCGCTCGGACACCACCCGCCAGCCGCCGTCCTTGTCCGGCTCCAGCCCGGCCCGCGGATCCGCCTCCGGCGGCCGGCCGGCGAGCCCGTACGAGGGCAGCGGCTCCGCGCCGTCCCACCCGCAGAAGACGGCACCGCCGGCCGCCACCACGATCCGCAGCTCCGACCGCGCGAACCGCACCACGCCGCCGCCCGGCAGCGGCAGTGCCTCCCGCACCGCCCCCGGCACCCTCGCCCGCTCGGGCCCGCGCTCCGGCTGCGCCGAACCGGCGCCCCGGCGCAGCCACGCCGTACGTGCCTCCCGCATGCCCCGCAGCGGGCCGAACCTCTTCACCGAGCGCACCAGGTCACGACCGTCCATGCCGTTCACCCTGCCATCGGCGCGCCGTGCCGGGGGCGCTGTTCAACTGCCGTTCACCCGTGGTCGGAGCACATACGCGCCGCGCCGACCATGGGCGGGGAGCCCTGGTGCGGGCGACGATCACATGGCATCGTCCCTGTCAGCCCGCGTCCGCGCACACCCCGCACGCCCGCGGGCCGCGCAGACACCGCGCACCCACCGCGTACAGAGACAGCCCGGGAGCCGCCCCATGACCACAGCAGCGAACCCTGCCCCGCTCTGGCAGCCAGACTCCGACCGCATCGCCGCCGCCCGGGTCACCCGCTTCCAGACCTGGGCCGCCGAGCACCACGGAGCACCGGCCGACGGCGGCTACACGGCGCTGCACCGCTGGTCCGTGGACGAGCTGGAGACCTTCTGGGGTGCCGTCGCCGAATGGTTCGACATCCGATTCGCCACCCCGTACGGCCGCGTGCTGGCCGACCGCTCCATGCCCGGCGCCCAGTGGTTCCCCGGCGCCACGCTGAACTACGCCGAACACGCCCTGCGCACCGCCGACGACCCGGAGCGGGCACATGAACCGGCCCTGCTCCATGTGGACGAGACACACGATCCCGTGCCGACGAGCTGGACGGAACTGCGCCGCCAGGTCGGCGCACTCGCCGCCGAGCTCCGCGCCCTCGGCGTGCGCCCCGGCGACCGCGTCAGCGGCTACCTCCCCAACATCCCCGAGGCGGTCACCGCCCTGCTCGCCACCGCCGCCGTCGGCGCGGTGTGGACCTCCTGCGCACCCGACTTCGGCGCCCGCAGCGTCCTCGACCGCTTCCAGCAGGTCGAACCGGTCGTCCTCTTCACCGTCGACGGCTACCGCTACGGCGGCAAGGAGCACGACCGCACCGCCACGGTGACCGAGCTCCGCGCCGAACTGCCCTCGCTTCGGGCCGTCGTCCACATCCCGCTCCTCGGCACCCCCGCCCCCGAAGGCGCCCTCGACTGGTCGGCCGTGACCGCGGGCGACACCGAGCCGGTCTACGAGCACGTCCCCTTCGACCACCCGCTCTGGGTCCTCTACTCCTCCGGCACCACCGGCCTGCCCAAGGCCATCGTCCAGTCCCAGGGCGGCATCCTGCTGGAGCACTACAAGCAGCTCGGCCTCCACTGCGACCTCGGCCCCGGCGACCGCTTCTTCTGGTACACCTCCACCGGCTGGATGATGTGGAACTTCCTCGTCTCCGGCCTGCTGACGGGCACCACCGTCGTCCTCTACGACGGCAGCCCCGGCCACCCCACCACCGGCGCCCAGTGGAAGATCGCCGAACGCACCGGCGCCACCCTCTTCGGCACCTCCGCCGCCTACGTGATGGCCTGTGCCAAGGCCGGCGTCCACCCGGCCCGCGACTACGACCTCTCCCGGATCGGCTGCGTCGCCACCACCGGCTCCCCGCTGCCCCCCGACGGCTTCCGCTGGCTCCACGACGAGGTCGCCGACAACCTCTGGATCGCCTCCGTCAGCGGCGGCACCGACGTCTGCAGCTGCTTCGCCGGCGCCGTGCCCACGCTCCCCGTCCACATCGGCGAACTCCAGGCCGCCTGCCTCGGCACCGACCTCCAGTCCTGGGACCCCGAGGGCGCACCGCTCGTCGGCGAGGTCGGCGAACTCGTCGTCACCAACCCCATGCCGTCCATGCCCATCCGCTTCTGGAACGACCCCGACGGCAGCCGGTACCACGACAGCTACTTCGACGTGTACCCCGGCGTGTGGCGCCACGGCGACTGGATCACCATCACCGACACCGGCTCGGTCGTCATCCACGGACGCTCCGACTCCACCCTCAACCGCCAGGGCGTCCGGATGGGCTCCGCCGACATCTACGAGGCCGTCGAACGGCTCCCCGAGATCCGCGAGTCCCTCGTGATCGGCCTGGAGCAGCCGGACGGCGGCTACTGGATGCCGCTCTTCGTCCACCTCACCGAGGGCACAGCACTCGACGACGGGCTCCGCGACCGCATCAAGCGCACCATCCGCGAGCAGCTCTCCCCGCGCCATGTCCCGGACGAGATCATCGAGGTCCCGGGCGTGCCCCACACCCTCACCGGCAAGCGCATCGAGGTCCCCGTCAAGCGCCTCCTCCAGGGCACCCCGCTCGACAAGGCCGTCAACCCGGGATCCGTCGACAACCTCGAACTCCTCCGCTTCTACGAGGACATCGCCCGCAAGCGGGCCTGACCCGCCGCCCCCGGGCCCGCGCCACCGGCGCGCGGGCCCACCGCCGGGCCTCCCGGGCCGCATTGTCAGACCCCTCACCTAACGTGAGGGATCAGTGACACACGGCACACAAGGGGGACCTCATGACATCCACCGGCCCGACCACCCGACCCGGCTCCGACGCGGCGATCCGGCGCGCCCTGCGCCGCGAAGTCCCGAACACCCTCGGCATCCTCGCCGACCCGCGCGACTTCGCCGCCATGCGCGGCTACCGCAGCTTCACCTTCGACGACCACGACAGCTATCTGCGCCACGCAGACCGGCTGCTGCGCGCCCTCACCGCCCAGCACCTCCACACCACCCTCGCCCTGTTCGACCCCGACGAATACGCCGACTACTGCGCCGACGCGGGCCTCGACGCCGACAGCCCCGCCTCCCGCAGCCGCTTCACCGCCGAACTCGCCCGCCGCGGCACGGCCGTCCCCTGCACCGGAGCCCCCCTCGCCGAGCTGCTGCCCCACCTCGTCGACGCCACGGTCCGCCGCGCCACCCGGCACTACGCGACGGCGCTCCTCACCGACCTCGGCACCTGCGCGGAATGCGGCGAGGACATCGGCCGCGCCTCCTTCGCCCTGGCCACCCGCGTCCTGACGCGGCTCCTCGACATCGCCGGCCCCGGCACCCACCACCTGGTGTGCAGCGTCCCGGCCCCCGACGAACAGCTGCTCGCCGTCCTCCACGCCCAGGGCGACGACACCACCGCCCCGGCCGCCCTCGACACCGAGGAGGGCGTCGCGTTCGTGACCGTCCTCGCCGCCGGCATCGCCCTGCGGGCCGGCGGAGGCGTCGTCCTGCGCACCACCCGCCCCGGCGCCCCCGACTACCTCCACGGCTGGCGGCTCGACCGCGGCCGGCTCACCCCGCTCACCGCGGGGGAGGTCTTCAGCGCCTACTGCACCGACGCGGCCACCGGCGACCCGCTCCCACCCGAGCCCGGAGTCGAGTACCGCGCGGGCTTCCCCGTCACCGCCGCCGATCCCGGAGGCCACCACTGACACCCGCCCCCGAAGCCTCCCTGAAGGCGCCCGACGAGAAGGGTCCACGAGAAGCGGGAAGAGGGCTCCCCGCCACCGGCGGAAAGCCCTCTTCACCACTCAGGTCACCGGCGGCCCGGCGTCACTCGCCGGACAGCACCGCCTGCGCGGCCGCCCGCGCCTCCTCGGCGGTGTCCGCCGCACGCGCCGCCGCCGCCGCGCGCTCGCACTGCGCGAGCGTGTACTTCGCCAGCGTCGCCCGTACATAGGGGATCGATGCCGCGCCCATGGACAGCGAAGTCACACCGAGCCCCGTCAGCACACACGCCAGGAGCGGATCGGAGGCCGCCTCACCACAGACACCACAGCTCTTGCCCTCGGCCTTCGCCGCCTCGGCGGACAGCGCCACCAGGTCCAGCAGCGCCGGCTGCCACGGGTCCTGCAGCCTGGACACGGCACCCACCTGCCGGTCGGCGGCGAACGTGTACTGCGCGAGGTCGTTCGTCCCCAGCGAGAGGAACTCGACCTCCTGCAGGATCGAACGCGCCCGCAGCGCGGCGGAGGGGATCTCCACCATCGCCCCGAACTTCGCCTCCAGCCCGGCATCCCGGCACGCGTCGGCGAACGCCTTCGCGTCGGTCCGGTCGGCGACCATCGGGGCCATGACCTCGAGATAGACGGGAAGCCCCCGGGCCGCCGTCGCCAGCGCCGACAACTGCGTCCGCAGCACCTCGGGGTGGTCGAGCAGCGAGCGCAGCCCCCGCACGCCCAGCGCCGGGTTCGGCTCGTCGGCCGGGGTCAGGAAGTCCAGCGGCTTGTCCGCCCCCGCGTCCAGCACCCGCACCACCACGCGCCCCTCCGGGAACGCCTCCAGCACCTGGCGGTACGCCTCGACCTGCTTCTCCTCGGAGGGAGCCCGGCTGCTGTCGTCGAGGAAGAGGAACTCGGTACGGAAGAGGCCCACGCCCTCCGCCCCCGCGTCCAGCGCCGCCGGGACATCGGCGGGGCCGCCCACATTGGCGAGCAGGGGCACCTTGTGCCCGTCCGACGTCGCCCCCGGACCAGTGGACGCGGCGAGCGCGGCCTTGCGCTCCGCGGCCGCCCGCTCCATCTGGGACCGCTTCTCCTGCGTCGGCTCGACGAAGATCTCGCCCGTGCTGCCGTCGACCGCGACCAGCGTGCCCTCGGCCAGCTCCCCGGCACCGGGCAGCGCCACGACGGCCGGCACCCCGAGCGCCCGCGCCAGGATCGCGCTGTGGCTCGTCGGCCCGCCCTCCTCGGTCACGAAACCGAGCACCAGCGACGGGTCCAGCAGCGCGGTGTCCGCGGGCGCCAGGTCACGGGCGATGAGGACGTACGGCTCGTCGCTGTCGGGGACGCCCGGCATGGGCACCCCGAGCAGCCGCGCCACGATCCGGTTGCGCACGTCGTCGAGATCGGCCACCCGGCCCGCGAGGTACTCACCGGCACCCGCCAGCAGCGCCCGGTACGCGGCGAAGGCGTCGTACACCGCGCGCTCGGCCGTGCTGCCCACCGCGATGCGGCGCTCCACGTCGGACATCAGCTCGGGGTCCTGGGCCATCATGGCCTGCGCCTCGAGCACGCCCTGCGCCTCGCCGCCGGCGAGGTTGCCGCGGGCGATCAGATCCGCCGCGACCGCCTCCACCGCCTGGCGCGCCCGCCCCTGCTCCCGCTCCGCGTCCTGCGGCGGGATCTGCTTGGCCGGCGGCTCCAGGACCGCCGTGCCCATGTGCCGCACCTCGCCGATCGCCACACCGTGGCTCACGCCGACGCCTCGCAGCGTTGTCTCCATGTCACCGTCTCCGATTCGGCGACGGCGCCGTGCCGTCGCGGTGGATGTCCGACCGCACGGTGACCGGCTCCCGTCGCCGGTCACCGCGAGAGGTCACTGCCAGCCGAAGAGGCTGTCGCCGACCTTCACCTCTCCGGCCTCGCGGACGTCGGAGAGGGAGTCGGGCGTGGCCTCGAGTGCCACGACGGGACAGATGGGCGACTTGCCCGCGGCCTCCACGGCCGAGGGGTTCCAGCGGACGACGGCCTGGCCGCGCTCCACGGAGTCGCCCTTGGCGACGAGGAGTTCGAAGCCCTCGCCGTTGAGCTGCACGGTGTCGATGCCCAGGTGGGTCAGTACGCCGTGCCCTTCGTCGTCGACGACGACGAAGGCGTGCGGGTGCAGCGAGACGACGATGCCGGTGACAGGGGACACGGCCTCGGAGGGCCCGCGCTCGGGGTCGATGGCGGTCCCAGGACCGACCATCGCGCCGGAGAAGACCGGATCGGGAACTGCCGCGAGCCCGATGGCCTGTCCGGCGAGAGGGGACGTCACTGTGGTCATGGAGCCTCCCAGGGCGGGGATTTCGTACGGCGTCGTCACTGCCTGTACCGGACGACGCACCGTTCAGCAGGGTATGTCACATGAAGTCCTAGTTCCGCCCGAGACCTACCAGTTGAACGGACCTAGGGAGCACCGGAAACGATTTGCCTCGTCTGCGTGCGACCTGTACTGTCGTACCCCTGCCTGGCCCCAACACGACGTCGAGTCGGGGGTCGGCAGCGCTGACAAGCCAGGATCCTAACTGGTCTAAACCACTGCCGTCGGCAGGGTGGGTGGTCAGAGGGGCCTGAAAAGCCTGATAGTGTTTGGAACACCGAAGGGAAGCGCCCGGAGAGCCCCTGAAAAAGGCTCGAAGGAAGCGTCCGTTCCTTGAGAACTCAACAGCGTGCCAAAAATCAACGCCAGATATGTTGATACCCCGTCCATCCGGTTCGGATGGTCGAGGTTCCTTTGAAAAAGACCTGTCCGGTTTCACTCTGTGGACGCGGGCAGGCGACACAGCGAGGACGCTGTGAACGGTGGGGCTTATTCCGCCCGACCGTTCCGCTCTAAGTGGTGTTCATCCCGATTACGGGAAAACATTCATGGAGAGTTTGATCCTGGCTCAGGACGAACGCTGGCGGCGTGCTTAACACATGCAAGTCGAACGATGAAGCCCTTCGGGGTGGATTAGTGGCGAACGGGTGAGTAACACGTGGGCAATCTGCCCTGCACTCTGGGACAAGCCCTGGAAACGGGGTCTAATACCGGATAACACCCGCCGAGGCATCTCGGTGGGTTGAAAGCTCCGGCGGTGCAGGATGAGCCCGCGGCCTATCAGCTTGTTGGTGGGGTGATGGCCTACCAAGGCGACGACGGGTAGCCGGCCTGAGAGGGCGACCGGCCACACTGGGACTGAGACACGGCCCAGACTCCTACGGGAGGCAGCAGTGGGGAATATTGCACAATGGGCGAAAGCCTGATGCAGCGACGCCGCGTGAGGGATGACGGCCTTCGGGTTGTAAACCTCTTTCAGCAGGGAAGAAGCGAAAGTGACGGTACCTGCAGAAGAAGCGCCGGCTAACTACGTGCCAGCAGCCGCGGTAATACGTAGGGCGCAAGCGTTGTCCGGAATTATTGGGCGTAAAGAGCTCGTAGGCGGCTTGTCGCGTCGGATGTGAAAGCTCGGGGCTTAACCCCGGGTCTGCATTCGATACGGGCAGGCTAGAGTGTGGTAGGGGAGATCGGAATTCCTGGTGTAGCGGTGAAATGCGCAGATATCAGGAGGAACACCGGTGGCGAAGGCGGATCTCTGGGCCATTACTGACGCTGAGGAGCGAAAGCGTGGGGAGCGAACAGGATTAGATACCCTGGTAGTCCACGCCGTAAACGTTGGGAACTAGGTGTTGGCGACATTCCACGTCGTCGGTGCCGCAGCTAACGCATTAAGTTCCCCGCCTGGGGAGTACGGCCGCAAGGCTAAAACTCAAAGGAATTGACGGGGGCCCGCACAAGCAGCGGAGCATGTGGCTTAATTCGACGCAACGCGAAGAACCTTACCAAGGCTTGACATATACCGGAAACGGCCAGAGATGGTCGCCCCCTTGTGGTCGGTATACAGGTGGTGCATGGCTGTCGTCAGCTCGTGTCGTGAGATGTTGGGTTAAGTCCCGCAACGAGCGCAACCCTTGTTCTGTGTTGCCAGCATGCCCTTCGGGGTGATGGGGACTCACAGGAGACTGCCGGGGTCAACTCGGAGGAAGGTGGGGACGACGTCAAGTCATCATGCCCCTTATGTCTTGGGCTGCACACGTGCTACAATGGCCGGTACAAAGAGCTGCGAAGCCGTGAGGCGGAGCGAATCTCAAAAAGCCGGTCTCAGTTCGGATTGGGGTCTGCAACTCGACCCCATGAAGTCGGAGTTGCTAGTAATCGCAGATCAGCATTGCTGCGGTGAATACGTTCCCGGGCCTTGTACACACCGCCCGTCACGTCACGAAAGTCGGTAACACCCGAAGCCGGTGGCCCAACCCCTTGTGGGAGGGAGCTGTCGAAGGTGGGACTGGCGATTGGGACGAAGTCGTAACAAGGTAGCCGTACCGGAAGGTGCGGCTGGATCACCTCCTTTCTAAGGAGCACATAGCCGACTGCGAGCGAATGACTCGCACGGTTGCTCATGGGTGGAACGTTGATTATTTGGCGCGAGTGACCTGATGGTCTTCCCAGTACTGCTTCGGCGTGGAACGGGAGATACGGACGGGGCTCGTGCCTGGCGCGCTGTTGGGTGTCTGAGGGTGCGAGCGTTTGCTCGTCCTTCGGGATGCCGGCCCCGGTGCACTCATCCGCTTGCGGGTGGGGTGATGGGTGGCTGGTCGTTGTTTGAGAACTACACAGTGGACGCGAGCATCTGTGGCCAAGTTTTTAAGGGCGCACGGTGGATGCCTTGGCACCAGGAACCGATGAAGGACGTGGGAGGCCACGATAGTCCCCGGGGAGCCGTCAACCAGGCTTTGATCCGGGGGTTTCCGAATGGGGAAACCCGGCAGTCGTCATGGGCTGTCACCCACTGCTGAACACATAGGCAGTGTGGAGGGAACGAGGGGAAGTGAAACATCTCAGTACCCTCAGGAAGAGAAAACAACCGTGATTCCGGGAGTAGTGGCGAGCGAAACCGGATGAGGCCAAACCGTATGCGTGTGATACCCGGCAGGGGTTGCGCATGCGGGGTTGCGGGAGTTCTCTTGACCAGTCTGCCGACTGGTCGGCGAGTCAGAAACCGTATGGATAGGCGAAGGACATGCGAAAGGTCCGGCGTAGAGGGTAAGACCCCCGTAGCTGAAATTCATGCGGCTTGCTTGAGAATTTCCCAAGTAGCACGGGGCCCGAGAAATCCCGTGTGAATCTGGCGGGACCACCCGCTAAGCCTAAATATTCCCTGGTGACCGATAGCGGATAGTACCGTGAGGGAATGGTGAAAAGTACCGCGGGAGCGGAGTGAAATAGTACCTGAAACCGTGTGCCTACAAGCCGTGGGAGCGTCGCTGTATGTGCTTGCACATGCAGTCGTGACTGCGTGCCTTTTGAAGAATGAGCCTGCGAGTTTGCGGTGTGTTGCGAGGTTAACCCGTGTGGGGAAGCCGTAGCGAAAGCGAG is a window from the Streptomyces zhihengii genome containing:
- a CDS encoding DUF962 domain-containing protein codes for the protein MTQHTFDSYEEFWPYYVAMHSRAATRWVHLTGTLTGLAVTAYGLARGRLRYAAALPLIGYGTAWPAHFLIEKNNPATFGHPAWSLRGDAQMIRMMLAGRDAELSEIAAKWLAENG
- a CDS encoding NUDIX domain-containing protein, translating into MDSYCGHCGAPYGAAAGWPRTCTSCGRTAYRNPLPVAVALLPVRDGDGTGLVVVTRAIEPARGLAALPGGFIDHAEDWRHAVVRELAEETGIRAAADDVRLADALSSPAGHLLLFGLLPERMPDTLPPSAPTDETDGWHLLRAPAELGFPLHTVAARRWFAGDYTPAPGAP
- a CDS encoding DUF742 domain-containing protein, whose protein sequence is MSDSVGRAHTPHHWIDADAGPVVRPYAMTRGRTGHDSRLRLDLIALVVPESATGDPGVDQSLSPEHVEIVERCGDTPQSIAELAAGLDLPVGVVRVLVGDLVDDALVHVTRPVPPAELPDVSILREVINGLRAL
- a CDS encoding GTP-binding protein, which gives rise to MAFGRSSRRSAAATEPVTLKVLVAGGFGVGKTTLVGAVSEIRPLRTEESLSEAGRPVDDTSGVEAKTTTTVAMDFGRITLREDLILYLFGTPGQDRFWFLWDELAQGALGAVVLADTRRLEDCFAAVDYFERRGIPFAVAVNCFEGAEHFPPDTVRAALDLDAAVPLLVGDARDRESVKRILVAVVEHALARVDQAREPVTT
- a CDS encoding glycoside hydrolase family 31 protein, which encodes MDGRDLVRSVKRFGPLRGMREARTAWLRRGAGSAQPERGPERARVPGAVREALPLPGGGVVRFARSELRIVVAAGGAVFCGWDGAEPLPSYGLAGRPPEADPRAGLEPDKDGGWRVVSERVTVEVSRHGAVEIRTPGGVVLRRDLPPRWWEPVAGGPARWSLRSEVPPDARVFGLGGRASGVRLRETSYRLWNGGASSAVPAPGTEEDAPHISMPVQTVVADAGTHLVFHDTTWGGKVTVREGEEGAGSGHDRPGTIEMRMDGGPLRCWVVVGSPARVLSGFAQLTGAPALPPSWALGRHHAGGPAADEHGVRELAEGSAPLSAVHLGGGPDGPFAVDEGRFPALGALAKDLAEDDIRLVRVVDPAVTAGPEGSVHGSGSAAGVFVTDADGTEVRSPDGSSPAGRAHPDFTDPRARAWWAEWYEDLAAQGFSGVWHEPEGRAAAGSPGGAVPLSAPRVLEGRGGDGREAHNVGGLSMARAAYEGLRGCRPAERPFVVSRSGWAGMQRYGGAWCEEVPAGWQGLRAALSLVLGLGLSGVPLAGARTAPATAAGGGPLPPGAGGEAELLLRGVQLGAWLPLFLTVGGPPATGPYADAVAAVLRERERLRPYLVSLAQLSRLTGAPMVRPLWWGCPEDRALRDCEDAFLLGDSLLVAPVLTAGARRRTVRLPRGRWYDTVTERVFEGPGTVTVDAPPERIPVLARAGTVLAVAGADGAVELEVWAPAPGRKGGGLVVRDSGDGWAEPEIERYATGWADGRVVVERWAGEDRVPVTTGLRLRGPVTGTPPGPAS
- a CDS encoding M15 family metallopeptidase encodes the protein MTRLGTAFRRAAAAAVCLIAAASVQAPAQAKAEPKAPREFTDLRSVAPTVLHDIRYTGPHNFVGVPVDGYRQPLCILTRPAAQALARAQRTLLRQGYSLKVYDCYRPQRAVDHFVEWAEDLADERMKAEFYPRVEKSRLFADGYIAEKSGHSRGSTVDLTLVRLPAAPTRPYVPGEPLAACHAPQADRFPDNSVDMGTGYDCFDTLSHTDDPRITGVQRANRQLLKGVLAAEGFVNLPEEWWHFTYRPEVFPQTFFDFPVAERSLRGHGG